Genomic segment of Panicum virgatum strain AP13 chromosome 9N, P.virgatum_v5, whole genome shotgun sequence:
CTTTCATAGAGTACATGCACACACGTGACATGAAAAGTAAGGTTCTTTTTTGTTTGTTGCATGTTTTCCACTTGGTAGTGTTTAACTCTCCTCATAACTTACATTTTCTCTGCTATCTTGTGTTTTCACCAGATGCGTACAAGCAAGCAGATGGGAGAAAAGTGGACAATAAAAGGGTATTAGTTGATGTTGAGCGTGGTAGAACAGTTCCAAATTGGCGTCCCAGGAGATTGGGTGGTGGACTGGGATCAAGCAGGATGGGTGGTGCGGATACTGACAAAAAGGATTCTGCTAGGTACATTCATTTTCTCATTTTGATCACCTTTATAAAAAGTTATTTAATCTTTTAGAAAGAGGCACTATACAACTTGTCAATAATGCTTATTCTGGCACTTTGTTAGCTACAATGTTTTTCTGTTCCTTTTATATTTTGTGATTTTCTGTAGTGACGCCCTTCATACCATCTGACTCTGTTCGCCTAAACGGCCGTTTAGTCCATTTAAACAGCGTTTAAACGGTAAACAGAGGTCACCCGTgtcgtttaggccctaaacggtGAATTGAACGGTTGGACCGTTTAAACCCGTTTAAACCGTTAAGATTCGTCTAAATCATTTAAACAGAGTCGAGTTAATCATGATTAAATGAGCTAAATGAtcatttaattcataatttagtcAATAGGAGGATTACAACTACCACAATCAATACCGAACCAAGTATCATCATAAGTGTATGAAATGTTGTGGGATTTAGATTTCTTCCAAAAAATTATTTAGCAGAATAGTTACTTTTTACATGTGCAAATATGTAGATTTTCTAGTATATTTGACATTTACGTACATAAATATGCATATTTTAACATTAATATGCCAAACCGTTTAGACCGTTTAACTCCGTTTAAACACTGTTTAAATGGTCTAAACACTAAACAAAGGGTGACCGACTGTTTACCGTTTAACGTTTAGGAAAACATTGCCATCTGATGCATTGACATCTCAATGTTGATGTTGAAAATTTTGAGGGCCTTTAAGTTATTTTTTGTCATCTGGTTGTCGTGTTAACACTTGTGTGATTCTTGTTATCAGGGAGCAACAGCATGGTGGGCGTCCCAGATCAGAGGAGCCTAGGAGGGATGATAGGCGTGCTGAAAGGTAAGCCATGTCAAATAGGAGGGATTATTGAATTGGTGTCTTTGATGCTTAGTTGCTTCTTTGTGCAAATAATTTTCACTGCAGGGATCGGGAGAAGTCTCGTGAAAGGGTACGAGAAAGAGAACGTGATGAGAGACCCCGTGAACGTTCACATGACCGGACTCGTGATCGTGATTCACGAGAAGAGAAGCACCACCATAGAGACCGTGAGAGGACTCGTGACAGGGAGAGAGGGAAAGATCGGGAAAGGGAGCATGGCCGTGACCGTGACCGTGATCGTCGTGACAGGGATAGGGACAGGGATCGTAGTAGGGACTATGATAGAGAAAGGGATCGTGCCCGCTCTCATGATCGCCATCGTGAGAGGGGCAGGGACCGTGGTGAAAGAGATTATGAGCGCACCAGTCACGAGCGGGAACGTGGCCACATGCATCATGAGAGGGATGCAGACTATGGCAATGGTGGGCCAAAACATGACAAAAGTATGTCCAGTTACGGGCAGGATTATGACTATGGACATTATGAGCAACACAAAGGTCATGAGGCATATGGTTATGGTCAAGATGGACGTGGGCATGAATCTGAGCACTCAAAGAGGCATGACCATGAGTACTATCGTGTTGACTCGTACAGTAAAATGGAAACCAACTATCAGGTGCAGCCTAACAATGCAGAACCTGAAGGGCCTGAGGAAGGTGAGGCATATGAGGAAGGCGACTATCAGTACCACCGAGCTGGTGAGCACATGAACGAGGCTTGATTGCAGCGGTAAGATTGGCAAACTTGCAGCTTTATATTCTGAGATTCTTTTTCAAAACGCTAATGATTTCTCAGTTGGTTCTTTGTATAATTTAGTTTCAGGGAATGTTTCTCCATGTTGGCCAAACCTCAGAAGCAAAAGCATGGCTTTACGCATGAAGTGTGGACGTGACTGTCAGTCAGTTTATTCCGGAATAATAAGATGTTTTTGTAATCAGATTGGGGGAGGGCAGTATGATTGCCTCGCTTTGTACTCTTGTGTGTTTAAGTTTTCTATGGaatgttttaaattttattaGTACAATTTGTTTTTCAATACTTAAAAACTGTTTCATCTTGTCGCAAGATGTGGAGCTTGGTATACGTTTACATTGATCCCTTGCTCGACGTTAGCAGTTTCGTGGGAATTCGCTCGTAAATGCATCAGGAAAGATCATTGTGTCGCACACTTCTACTGACATGAGTTTCAAAAGTCGATTTGAAGTGCCACATACCTTGTCATAGGTGCTCAACTTTGAAATAAAGCTTATATATTAAGATGTAAAGAAGCTTTCTCGGTGTCCATCTTTTAAACAAAGATTTAGTCTGCATGTATATAGATAAAAGACTAAATCATGCAAATTGACGTCCGAAACCTATGTCACGTCGGTGAAGCCGCCAATAGCATTGTATTGCAAAATTTATATGAAAAAGAAGTGTTTGAACTTTGCAAAGGACTCATTCCATaagtaagagcaactccaagagactaTATTCATCCTAATTGTtagaaatagagattttgatggaAACATAGCTTTCAAGAACTTCTCTAAGTGGTTATTCGAATATAACCATCATCTATTCCAAATTTCTTGTTAGCCAAAGATAGATAGTGAAAATGGCTCTCTAGAGTGTAAACAAGATATAGAAAAGCTGCTGGAGGGTGAAGATGTATAGAGAGCGAGTTTTATGTACATGACTCTCCAAATGATAATTTAAAGAGTGAAAATTAGAaatactcttggagatgctctaaacgATCTAAAGGGATTCACTTGGGCAACCAAATCAAGTTTCCCTTTACTGAGTAGACAACCACTGAAAAAATAGCACCGGTTAAATTCTAgaataaattcagaaaaatgcaaaaatctGTGCCAAGTTGAGGACTTAAACTCAAGTACACAGGTTTCACCATAAGAAACCTTACTAGATGGGGTACACCCAGTTTGCAAAGTAGCATTATAACATAACAAACAGCATTACAAGGACTGAAAATTGACCCATATTGAGGATACCAACTCCGAGAATGTATATGCAATGATGTCGAGATGATTGTGTACCAGATGGTAATGATACACGCGGTTTCCAAACATTGATGCTTCTGTAGCAGAGCACTCTTGTTACCGGACGTGCcaaattgtaacacccggtttataaaaggacataaaccgagcaatcatatacgtgctaggatcaagtcacacgtatatataacagaatgaacaatatatcacagcacatatcacgtaaaagttataataaagcgaatacagaTGTTATTTaatatattaatgacaaaaatgtctgatacagcggaagcgaagtacaaaatacgataaatactctccgaagctgagcagggcgccacagggacgtcgactgggagacgaacacctagaagtcctcgtagtcctggtagcgctgagcgaactccctcgcgtcggcaggaactgagcagcagtagagtgtcccaagaggaaaaagagtagagtaggcaagagtgagtacacaacttgtactcaataagtataacacaaactatgaggctctaaggttggcttaactgcattagcttttaatcttggcaaaattttattaaatctaattactacaagtggatgagttaccataccccagttacatagtaattaatcagaattaaattataaaactactgagatccaaaccaaaccaagccacccggggaaacccgcctcgtcaaaggaagataaccccactaatcaaaaggaggatctgggccgctcatgaccgtgagcacggctagtataccagttttacactctgcagagattgtacatctttacccacaagtcgtgagctacgctagttgttcatcacacttccttaggtgagatgactagcagactcactacgaggcctttaaaaagaatctcgttggtaaggaataaccgcgagggttggatcggcgactatggagcaggtctagtgggcgtcaagaataccacagacgaggccactcagtacgagggacatagaagcttaccacccttgccccgcaggtaagttactccaaaccaaaaagacttaattattacgccaagaccgtcccattccagtcttgtggtagcgctgttgtcccaggttgtcgctctatgaaccggtccttatggagagtggccaacccaacagtaagcaccgtgctggcctcctaaactatgtttctaacaaaaccattttataacgagacgtgagcccctcaaacgggccactcccagaattaagttgcatgtaccattaatcaaattaattaaaaaggaccaagtgtgttatagcgcggcacctagcacaactaaccaaaatgcaacccaaggatatatataaaggatataaagtggctaggaaagtccttataggcatacaatattaaaatgcagtatgaaattgtaattaaagtgataggtggtgttcatgttatacttgtcttcctcaaactgttcctgctgctcaaactgctcagaagatggctcctggtactggtactgaggctcctcagatggatcaacgtctactcacgaacaca
This window contains:
- the LOC120691564 gene encoding U1 small nuclear ribonucleoprotein 70 kDa-like, with the translated sequence MGDYGHGGGQMRGNPDSRPRGQGQRPNVQQLKLMGQIHPTGLTPNLLKLFEPRPPLEYKPPLEKRKLPAYTGMAQFVSQFAEPGDPEYAPPVPTCETRAEKKARIRNNKLEQGAAKVAEELQKYDPQSDPNATGDPYKTLFVARLNYETSEHKIKREFEAYGPIKRVRLVTEKDTSKPRGYAFIEYMHTRDMKNAYKQADGRKVDNKRVLVDVERGRTVPNWRPRRLGGGLGSSRMGGADTDKKDSAREQQHGGRPRSEEPRRDDRRAERDREKSRERVRERERDERPRERSHDRTRDRDSREEKHHHRDRERTRDRERGKDREREHGRDRDRDRRDRDRDRDRSRDYDRERDRARSHDRHRERGRDRGERDYERTSHERERGHMHHERDADYGNGGPKHDKSMSSYGQDYDYGHYEQHKGHEAYGYGQDGRGHESEHSKRHDHEYYRVDSYSKMETNYQVQPNNAEPEGPEEGEAYEEGDYQYHRAGEHMNEA